A genomic window from Microbacterium sp. H1-D42 includes:
- a CDS encoding M23 family metallopeptidase has product MRTVAIFAAVSALVAAVALPAYAATNPVDAGATTLQQMAVSDAQSLVVASEATAAPMDRGTYSATTPEEIAKKKAEAAAKARAAAAARVASTNSGGSLSDADLRLVAAGSGAVRYPLPQGSYYVSRTLGSGHNGADMVAPAGTPIFAAAGGVVRISSESHYGYGVAVVIDSVVGGQRVSTLYGHMTNGTRAVQAGQTVSAGQFIGKVGNTGRSYGAHLHFEVKVNGSLVEPIGWLRVNA; this is encoded by the coding sequence ATGCGGACTGTCGCGATCTTCGCAGCAGTGAGTGCACTGGTCGCAGCCGTCGCCCTGCCGGCCTACGCCGCCACCAATCCGGTGGACGCGGGGGCGACGACCCTGCAGCAGATGGCGGTCAGCGACGCACAGTCGCTCGTCGTCGCGTCTGAGGCCACCGCTGCTCCGATGGACCGCGGTACGTACTCCGCGACCACGCCTGAGGAGATCGCCAAGAAGAAGGCAGAGGCAGCCGCGAAGGCGCGTGCCGCAGCCGCGGCCCGCGTGGCATCCACCAACAGCGGTGGCAGTCTGAGCGATGCTGACCTGCGCCTTGTCGCCGCCGGCTCCGGCGCCGTGCGCTACCCGCTCCCGCAGGGCTCCTACTACGTCAGCCGCACGCTCGGCAGCGGCCACAACGGCGCCGACATGGTCGCACCGGCCGGCACCCCGATCTTCGCCGCTGCAGGTGGCGTGGTGCGCATCTCGTCCGAGAGCCACTACGGCTACGGCGTCGCCGTCGTGATCGACTCCGTCGTCGGCGGACAGCGCGTCTCGACCCTCTACGGTCACATGACCAACGGCACCCGCGCCGTGCAGGCCGGCCAGACGGTCTCGGCCGGCCAGTTCATCGGCAAGGTCGGAAACACCGGTCGTTCCTACGGTGCGCACCTGCACTTCGAGGTCAAGGTCAACGGATCGCTGGTCGAGCCCATCGGCTGGCTGCGCGTCAACGCCTGA